The genomic stretch TGATAGACAAAACCATGATGATGGCTCGTTAGTATGTATCAGTCCTTGTGGGTGTAGATAAAGGCGTGGCTAGTGTAGTACTGTAATTCGATACCAACAATACACCAAATAGTAATGTATAACgaattttgtataatatataatgAGTAATATATGAAATGCAATGTATAGGATAGAGTAAATAATGAGCGATAGTGATTATGAAACATTCTTTCATGGTTTAGCTCTCGGCTTGTCCGTTTTAAACGATACATTTAATGCACAAAATGATGAAGtataatgaaatttttttactatataatgcataatatgtgGGCTGCAATATATAGGGTATAAATATCGGGTTGTAGTATTGATGTTTgtcacacgtttcttgtttcccgtTAGGGTTTAATaatcctaggggctagggtatagtacctaCTCATTAATAAAAATGTATAAGAATAGCTTGTGTTTGACCTAAAAATAAATCACGTAGGTTTCCAATGTACATATTGTACTCAATAAAGTTGGtttaaataatgcaccaaatgaatATGCCTAATGCATTATattgtctgtataatgcataatcTGTTATTTGTAATGTATAGGTTCTATGAATATTTGAAGGACCGCTAGTATGCCTTATTCCTCTAGGTCTTAAATATCGGTAAGTAGTTTTGATGTTTTGCACACGTTTCTTCTTTCACctagggtttaataagcctagggggtagggtatagtacgtacacccCAAAAAAATGTTTAATAATAGCGTGCGTTTGACGTATACATAAATCACGTAATTGTCGAATTTGAATATTTTACCGTATAAATTTATGAAAATCATGCATTAGTTGTCAGAATATTACATTGCAACGTTGTACTTTTATGCTgacctttttttttccttttctgcACAGTGGTTgttgtacctgaatgttctCCCGAGCTGAAGCCTGTGGTTGGTCAGAAATTCCAATCCTAGGAATTCGCTTTCACTTTTTACGAGGTCTATGCCCGTGCAGTTGGCTTTGATACGCGCAAACAAGCGATGAGGAAGGTTGATGGTGTCACGACCTGGTATCTTGTTGTATGCAATAgagaaggaaggaagaagtcgGACGAAGATGACCAGTTGAATGCCCGGTCTGGTTTCACTATCAAGCGTAGGAAGTTATCTAAGCGGTGTGGTTGTAGGCTAGTATATCTTTCAGGTTTGTCTCGAAAGATTGCTTGTCAGGCTATGTAATTCATGAGTTCAACGAGATTCATAACCATCACATGGTTGAGTCGGAACATCAGCAATTCATGTCAAGTAATCGCAAGTTGGATGATGTACATCATAAATTCATCCTCGACTGTTCCAAGGCTAATATAGGACCCACGCTTACATTTAAGGTATTGAAGGAAATTCTTGGTGGGTTTGACCTAGTTGGTTGCACTATTGGGGATATCAGGAATGCCTCACGGGACATCAAAGCATATGCACAAGGATTTGATGTACAAATGGTGTTGGATGATATGGCTAAGAAGAAAGAGATGTCTGAGGCGTTCACCTATCACTACGAAGTTAACGATTCCGACCAGTTGGTTGCTCTGTTTTGGTGCGACGGTTTGATGAAGCAGAATTACCACATGTTTGGTGATATTGTGTCCTTCGACTCAACGTACAACACAAACAGGTTGAAACTAACTAATGTGGTTTTTAAGTTATAGTGCATATGTCTGTTCTATACTATGTGCATTATTACCATATATTACTGCATTACGCATTACCCTACGTTGCATTAGGATCTAACTACATTTCTGATGCCACGTTAATATGGTATGCATGTACTGTATGATCTTCACTCCTTTCACCGGAAAGGATAATTATGGTAGTCCTGTGACATTTGCGGCCGGGTTGGTGTGCAACGAGAAAACATGGGCATTTGCTTGGTTGTTCAGACATTTCGTTGATTGTATGGGTGTAACACCCAGGATGATTGTGACCGATCAAGATTTGGGAATGAGATCAGCTATTGAAGAGGTTCTAGTCGGCACACGTCACCGTTGGTGTATGTGGCATATAATGCATAAGTTGGCTGTCAAGGTACCAAACAGATTGTTGCGGGACGACGAGTTCAAAAAGGAATTTAATGGTTGTGTGTGGTCGGACCTTGTAGAGCCGGACGAATTTGAGGAGGAGTGGAATAGATTGGTCGAACATCATCAGCTAGAGGACATCGACCGGTTCAACACATTGTATGCGTATAGGCAATACTGGATACCGGCGTACTTCAGGGATTTTCCTATGGGATCGATGATTAGGACTACGTCCATATCTGAATCAGAGAACAGTTTTTACAAAAATTTTCTGAAGCCCCGAGCTAACATAGCTGAATTTTACTTGAATTTCAACCACGCCATAGAATTCCAGCGGAACAGTAGAACAGCGTTGGACTACCACGATGCCACTGCCATACCCATACTTGCAACCACTCTGCCGTTCGAGAAACATGCTTCCACGCTGTATACCGACAGTATGTTCAAGAAAATACAAGAAGAAATTGTGGAGGGTAATGACCGATGTCGTGTGCTGGGTTTTATGTCCGGAGAAACGGTTGACACATACAAGCTTGGGGATAGCAAGCGCAATGCATATGTTGTCCGTCATGAGAAGACTGATGATACTTACTCGTGCGAATGCAAACTATTTGGCCAGCATGGTTATTTGTGCAACCATATATTTTTCTTGTTTCGGAACAATGAGGTGAAAAGAATCCTGGACAAATACTGTGACAACCGATGGATGAAGACTCCCTTAGCCTAGGCTGTATATGGGGAGTTTCAGGATCCCTGCTTACCCATTCCTCCGTTGACGATAGGCAAATTGTGTCTAAGCAGATGTTTTATGGGTTTCTTAGACGATTTGAGACCGACATCGAGGTGTTACGTGCATTCGTAGGTGGCGTCGAAGAACTTGGTAACTCTCTGCAAACTGGTACTCCGTCAACCTCAGCCACTAAGAAGAGGCGTATGGTAGACGAGTTTTATGGAATGGTAAGGCCTGAATCTGTTGAGGTTCATCCTCCGGATGTCGTGAAGACGAAACGCAAGCAGCTCTGCGAGCCGTCTGATTTCAAAGAGAGAAAAGGCTATAAAGGATGCGACAAGGCCTCTTAGACGGTGTAAGGCGTGCGATGAGTTGGGTCATCACGACTCCAGAAACTGTCCCGTCCTTAAAGAGATGAATATGGAGAAAGATGCACGGAAGGGGAAAAATCCAGCTTGACTCAGgatttataaacaaaataacACTGTTCTTTTTTTGGATCCTATTTTTCTTATTAGTCGAATGGCTGTAATAGAATTCCAAGTTTTACAAGCTTCTTTGGTACATGTTTTTGGTTTATGAGTAGATTTTATGTCGGTCACTTACTCTGTTTATACGCATTAGTTTCACTAAATCTCTCTTTCCCGAGAGGCCGTTTATACATGTTATTCCCACAACAGTCAAAATAATGACCATTTGTCCGTGCATAATGCAATATTGttatcaaataatgcacatatcgGTTTCCTATATCTGTATCGCCTTTACCAAAACTTTGCATTACATAACACAGGGAatgcatattttttatttgattcgTGCTGACAGTGGTGGCTATTTAAATTAATACACCAAATGCAAGTTAACGTCAGAAACTAATTCATCCCTGTTTCTTACCACAAAACCAATTCACCCAATTACACACAAAAAGTTTAATAATGCATAATCTATTGCAAATAATGccattatataaatatatgatgcACAACATTTTGAGTCGAATTCTGTGTATAGCTTAATAAACCTCGTGTATAATATATAAGTGCATTATATGGTGTAGAAATTGCATTATGTACAATGCATTATACATTATGTAGTTTACATTAAACATTATGATAGTTTAGCGTAAACCTATATAGACAATTAACATAATGCacactaatttttaatttgatacGTGCTGACAGTGGTAGCTATATAATTTAATATCCCAAACTCAAATTAGCGAAATAAATTATACAATTTCATCCATGTTACTTACTACAAAACCAATTcaacaaaaaacacacacaaagtTTAATAATGCATAATCTATTACAAATAATGTCTTTATATGCATATATGATGCACAACATAGTCGTATTCTGTATATGGCTTAACATAGTTAGTgtataatatataaatgcaTTATTTGGTGTAGACAATGCATTATGGACAATAATTTGTACATTCCTTTTCTGTCGGGGATTCAGCTGCTTCAAGCAGACAATGAATTCGGAAGGCGTTCGGCGGGAGTAGAGTCGATCTTGTTTTCGCCCTGTAGGTGGTTTAGGCTCACCCTGACTACCAGAAGTACCAGGGGCTATCTCGGCTAACCTCTGCCTAAATTTATTTGCAAGCGCCACGGGAATAATGTCGTCGACAGCATCATCTATGTCGACTCTAAGCTGCTTATCTGAAATGGACCAAACAACACATCATGAACTGAGTTTAAATAAGGATTAATACATATATCACAACATATGATGCTTAAGTCATAACAGATAATGAATTAAACTTAACCCATAATGCAAAAGACACGTCAAGTAATGCTAAATACCATCATATTCTGTGATTATCAATCTAATCAACATACtggtatttattttattatctggGGATGCACACAAATACAAACATTACATCTGGTTTGCCTAATATACTACTGAAATTCACTTGACGAAATTCTGATGCCCACTGTAATGACATTGGAAATACTGTAAAACTCATTGGGAAATAATGCATAATGTTCATCAAATAATGTAACACTCATTGCaaataatgcatgttttaaTCAAAAAAATACATGAATTAAAACTATAGTTTATTAACTACTGTGAAGAATATCAGTCTACATGTACAGTATACCACATCAAATACATAATTACATTTTCATATTGCACTGCCCGCACTACATATTTAACTTTGGCAATCTTAAATGTGTTACTTAACCACCACAGCTAATACCGTTATTAATGCTTAATATACTAACTATAATGCATATATCATGGTACATAATGCACAGTCTAagttaaataatgtaaataaaaaattttcttGAAATTAGTCTGTAAAACACACAATACACTGCATACACCTCTAAAATGCAACATATACTACAAAGTATGCTATTATACTTTGACATAATGCACTGCATATTCAAAAGACAACATCAGATGAGATTAATGAGGATAAATACATACAGCAAGAAAAACATGATGCAGTAAGAATAATTAATGCATAAAACCTTACCCATAATGCATAAGATAAAGTAAATAATGATCATTGTAAATTCACATTTAACCATTTCTATCTAATCATCAAACTGAATCCTCTGTAACAATCTGAGGCAACAAACCAATACAAACAATACCCAATGTTAAAAGCAACATAATGCATACATCATGGTACATAATGCACAGTCTGGCCTAAAAAATGCACACAGAAATCTTACATAGTTTATTCTCTAGCACACTCGCTACCCTACAGATTGCATAATTTAATACACATAATGACTCTTGAAACATATTCATAATGCACTAATCAAACCAAACAATATATGAATATACTCTTGACTGCATAGCATAAGCACTATACACAATACCCCTAAAATGCATTCTTTACTGCAAGTTATGACATTAGACATCTAAATAATGCATTgcatattcaaaaaatataagCACATACAGATTTTTAACGAAGCAATTGACCTCAATTAAATTAAGTAACATGGTACAATTATTCCCTTTTGTACAATGTATAATGAGCAACAAACGGACATGCAAATACCATTCCTCACAATCAACAAATACGATATTGAAAAGCACAAGTAGCGACGGAAATATACTTGCATCCTGTGATGCCTGAGAGCGCGGACGACCTCTTTTCGGCATTTTGGATCTGGCATAAACCAAAAATATAAGAGACTTGAATCCATGCCTCTTTAACCAAACACAATGTCTACCAGTAATAATCAGAGACAACCCTAGACGAATAACTAGTTAATTCTGAATTTAAACAACCACGGCATATGCAAagttacattttttacttttcgtgtctacaaaatcaaaacaaaaaagaacCAAAATCACAGGTCAAACATACCTAGTCGATTTGTTGAATATAACACAAAACGTATCAACGATTATCGATTTGGGGTAGATGTTACCACCGGTGGATTGTAATCGCCGAAATCTTGGACGATTGCTGTCAATTCTTCACCCTTGCAGAACGGCTAGGGTTTTAGAGAGTGGAGGGAGTGGGGAGAGTGGAATCGGATGAGAGAGTAATGAATGAGAGAGGTTGAAGAGACGGATGTTTTCAAATCGCTTAAAATTCACGATTGCCAAAAATATGGCGGTTCGATTTTCTCCCATTTACTATATTACCCCCATAATGCATAAGGAAAGGttctataatgcaacgcggAACTAGAATTTAAGCATCAATGTGGCCCGTTGATGCATAGGATCTAACGGTTAATATtaagaagagaaaaggatcttagGGACGAATAGAAGAATAAtgctcctatatatatatatatatatatatagggttttgatccatgcaaaaccattcttaatacaaaaatgcagaaccaagcataaaaaagtcatttttaggtcattgtaagcttatttttacgtcattatagtaaggatgacatgaaatgatcttaacatgacctcaaacccaaagtttataatatgacctcaaacccaaagtttataatatgacctaaaactgctttacaatgaccctccgtgtttttgtttaattattgaccattgaattgccaaatctcatggtcaggatttggtctggattttgtattgagatcaagttttgtattgatcattttcatatatatatatatatatatatatatatatgattagGTTTCATTAAGGTCTAATCATTTATATGCTAGATAATTTAATCATGAATCCTATTTGGTCATTCCCATCGCTGAGAGGGAAAAAAATGTTGTCCGAAGGTATAATAAACATGAGTTATTCCTTTTGTTAAAGAATTGttgatttaaagttttaatttattctaaattgaaaaataataaacaGCTATGCGTGGGTTTATGTTTACTTGTAAGTAAGTGGTGATACAACATAATCTTTGAGGCCCAGGAAAGTTGTGGGCTTTCTTTGTAATAGATAAAAGGTTGGGCCTGCACCAACCCCAACTCGGAATGACTTTGCTCCTACTGTTAATTCTCATTATATGAAAATACACAACTTTTCATCAACTAAATTTTTTACCACAAACATTGATTAGAGTGAAAAAATACATTTACTTTAACTGGTAGTAAATTTCTCACAAAATTCAGTTCCGCCCAAACTTTATCTTACATGGCGTACTAAAATGTCTACATTATCTAACTGTCGGTTCtcttagggtatccactatgggaccgccgcgcctatagcctCGGCGGGGGCGATCTCGGGGCTATCTATAGTGGGGAGCacgtccgccccgaggcggacgaCATTTCTGGGGCGGACGGTCATCCTGCGTCTTCGGGGAGAGGACGTGCCGGTCCGGGGCGGACGCGGTGAATAGGCGCGCCGGCTATAGTGGGGCGGTGCTCGGCGCGCCGGTCCAGATgcgaaaataaatttttttttaattctatttaattcacctataaatacacctcattccattcattattttcacatcattccaactcttcatcactcaaactttctctcactagaatttgTGGACTGAAATGGACAATTTGTGGAATCACGCTtggaattctctgattcaagaggtgtAACACCAGGCCGTCCAGGAGGATGCGGCGCGCATGGCGGAGGAGGTGGATGccgcgatccctcgtgcgattactcatcggcgaaccatccaacgagaccacctcggtgcgcaccagcgtctaatggctgattactttgtggataacccccgttatccacctGAGATTTTCCgccggcgattcagaatgtcgcaacggctcttcaaccatatagcgacgaatttggcggagcgttaccggtgcttcaccctccggcgtgattgcgttggccggatcgggctgtctacgcatcagaagtgcaccgctgcaatccggcagcttgcctacgccggaccagccaatatgttcgatgaatacctacagatgggtgagacgactagcctaacGGTGCTTAGGCTGTTTTGTAAAGCGATCCGGGAAATTTTCAATGGAGAGTTCCTACGGAAGCCCATCCCTGATGAGTGTCAGAgactgctggatatgcacggttcgatccacgggttcccaggaatgttaggaagcatcgattgcatgcattgagagtggaggaactgccccgtggcctagaaaggccagttcacaactggattcaaaagcaaacatccatcgatgattctgaaagccgttgctgactaccatTTGCTGATCtgacatgcgtatttcggtgtggcaggttagaacaacgacattaatgttcttcagtcatcgccgctcttcaacgatgagtgccggggggagggtccagaaatcagcttcgtagccaacggcacgcagtacagtaggggatactatttggcagatgggatatattcgcagtggcccgtattcgtcaagacaattcgccaaccggttggaccaaagaaacaatattttgggcgcaaacaagagggtgctaggaaggatgttgagcgggcttttggtgtcctctaATCGTggtgggccattatacggtgcccgacacgagtttggcacgaagatgatgtcgtgaatattatgttagcatgtatcatattgcataatatgataatagaagatgaaggatttgcggcagagcaccgggcaccggaagagggcgctagtacaagtcacggtgatgcctccgcgccgatccaaatgggcgtaccacggagcaatgaatatttgatccaacgttttactgatatgcgcaggaccacatcatataccacactccaggccgatttgattgaagaagtttgggtaTGTAGGGGAGGCGGCGCAGTATGAACACCTTTGTGATTTGCTctagattaaattttcgttgtataatttttcttgtactttaatacgacgaaatttagtatttaattttaatttcttcacgtatatccgttttcttctaattacgtatagtccgataaatttaattataattaaatttacataaatgaaaaaaagattggggctattggaagtgtccaccatagtggcggaaacaaatttttggggctatggacaaaaaaactgGGGCCGTGGATAAAAAAAGGGCGGGGTtatatagtggacactcttaagcAACATAGTTTATAGGATGAACAATAGGGGTACGAATTCGGGTTTCGGTTTGTATTTTTGCCAAAATCGAAAAactgaatttagttcaaaatccaaaccgaaccgaacccgaaaaatcgAAATCGAAAAACTCGAACAAACCCgaaaaactagaaaaaaaaattaatataatattaatatatatatatatatatatagggatgtattcatttcctttttgtatcttttgttctttttttttaatctcagccccacgattttgtcatccgacggttagattggtgccacgtgtcatttaataatgcagattttcagttgaataatgcacaccgactaataatgcaccattatagtgtaataatgcagattttcagttgaataatgcacgcccactaataatgcaccattatagtgtaataatgcagatcatctggatcgttgatgaatgagatctaacggcccatattaataagaataaaggatctaaaggatgaataggagaataacgatcccctatatgtatatgtgtgtgtgtaatttattttattttatatatactaatagaatatttatatataatataaaattaataatacatataatatattttatgtagtagaatatattaaaagaatatatatattatatataatataatatattaaattaatagaatatatataattcggttttttgatttttttttcttcgcccgaaccgaaccgaaaaaccgaaaaaactgaaccgaatttcaaaatttcggtttggttcggttcggatattcggtttccggtttttttgctcacccctagatGAACTTATAATATTgtaaaaaataaacattaattcGGTGGATAGTTTAATCGTAGTAAATTTATTACAAGTTACTAaaagttaatatttttttcacCATATTTAAAGTAAAtggtaaaaatataaatttgccAAAAATTGATCTATCTTTTGGTTATTAGccctaaaataaaatatatatgttCCTTTTATTTACTCTATTTATTTTATGCAATTAAAATTGCAGTGTAAACctataaaaatagtactccactaTTTCTTATATATCTTTGTGACTGCTCTAATTACTAAGACAGTCACTAATGTATTTTAAACCTATTCTTGGAGAACCTAGATTGTTGATCATATTCAAGGGCAAATTAATGCATATGTTCTAACCCCAAAATGATCTTAGGATCTCCCTCATCCTTACTAATTAATCTGAAACTGTTCCGTCTTATTAATCTAGCTATTGTgttatacttcatccgtcccattaaatatgaaacatttgatttttgacatgtgattttatgtagtgttgttttgtgagtcaatgaagatagagtaaagtaaaagagaagaaaaagtagagatgatgtttccattcattgaaacgtttcatttttaatgaaacaacctaaaaaggaaaacgtttcactTTTAATAGAACGGATAGAGTATATATTCTACCTAGCATGCTACACATGCATTTTTTTTCA from Salvia splendens isolate huo1 chromosome 4, SspV2, whole genome shotgun sequence encodes the following:
- the LOC121800762 gene encoding protein FAR1-RELATED SEQUENCE 5-like, translated to MVCMYCMIFTPFTGKDNYGSPVTFAAGLVCNEKTWAFAWLFRHFVDCMGVTPRMIVTDQDLGMRSAIEEVLVGTRHRWCMWHIMHKLAVKVPNRLLRDDEFKKEFNGCVWSDLVEPDEFEEEWNRLVEHHQLEDIDRFNTLYAYRQYWIPAYFRDFPMGSMIRTTSISESENSFYKNFLKPRANIAEFYLNFNHAIEFQRNSRTALDYHDATAIPILATTLPFEKHASTLYTDSMFKKIQEEIVEGNDRCRVLGFMSGETVDTYKLGDSKRNAYVVRHEKTDDTYSCECKLFGQHDSLSLGCIWGVSGSLLTHSSVDDRQIVSKQMFYGFLRRFETDIEVLRAFVGGVEELGNSLQTGTPSTSATKKRRMVDEFYGMVRPESVEVHPPDVVKTKRKQLCEPSDFKERKGYKGCDKAS